One segment of Urocitellus parryii isolate mUroPar1 chromosome 5, mUroPar1.hap1, whole genome shotgun sequence DNA contains the following:
- the LOC144254903 gene encoding olfactory receptor 6C3: protein MNHTVITEFVLLGLSDDPKLQIVIFLFLFITYILSVTGNLTIITLTLVDSHLQTPMYFFLRNFSFLEISFTTVCIPRFLGAIVTQDKTISYDNCAAQLFFFIFMGVTEFYILTAMSYDRYVAICKPLHYTTIMSRKLCTLLVLCAWVGGFLTIFPPLMLLLQLDYCASNVIDHFACDYFPLLQLSCSDTWLLEIIGFYFALVTLLFTLALVVLSYMYIIRTILRIPSASQRKKAFSTCSSHMIVISISYGSCIFMYANPSAKEKASLTKGVAILNTSVAPMLNPFIYTLRNQQVKQAFKDVVHRVVFSTNK from the coding sequence atgaaccATACAGTGATCACAGAATTTGTGCTCCTAGGCCTTTCTGATGATCCTAAACTTCAGATTgtaattttcctgtttttatttatcaCTTATATATTAAGTGTCACTGGGAATCTGACTATCATCACTCTAACCTTGGTGGATTCCCATCTACAGACTCCTATGTATTTCTTCCTCCGGAACTTCTCTTTTTTAGAGATCTCATTTACAACTGTTTGTATCCCTAGGTTTCTAGGAGCTATTGTCACCCAGGACAAGACCATTTCCTATGACAATTGTGCAgcacaactttttttctttatcttcatgGGAGTGACAGAATTTTACATTCTCACTGCCAtgtcctatgaccgctatgttGCCATCTGCAAGCCCCTTCATTACACAACCATTATGAGCAGGAAACTCTGCACCCTGCTTGTGCTGTGTGCCTGGGTGGGTGGGTTTCTGACCATTTTCCCACCCCTGATGCTTCTGCTCCAGCTGGATTACTGTGCTTCCAATGTCATTGATCACTTTGCGTGTGATTATTTTCCCCTCTTACAACTGTCTTGCTCAGATACATGGCTCCTAGAAATCATTGGTTTCTACTTTGCTCTGGTTACTTTACTATTCACTTTGGCATTAGTGGTTTTATCTTACATGTACATTATCAGGACCATTTTGAGAATTCCCTCTGCCAGTCAGAGAAAAAAGGCTTTCTCCACCTGTTCCTCTCACATGattgtcatttctatttcttatggAAGTTGTATATTCATGTATGCTAATCCATCTGCCAAAGAAAAGGCATCACTGACTAAAGGAGTAGCTATTCTCAACACCTCTGTTGcccccatgctgaaccctttCATCTACACCCTGAGGAACCAGCAAGTAAAGCAAGCCTTCAAGGATGTGGTCCACAGAGTAgtattttctacaaataaataa